One window of the Flavobacteriaceae bacterium YJPT1-3 genome contains the following:
- a CDS encoding S9 family peptidase produces the protein MKNLCLYLGVTLLLISCKTESNPEEETALKTYTIEQFMDNEAVGGASFSPDNTKVLVHSNRSGIYNLYTVPAEGGEFSPVTQSDSASVFALSYFPNDERILFDMDGNGDEIYKIYMKDGEEVRRLTSAEGRALFRGWNKNNTGFYYLSNKQNGKQMDLYAMDTEGFEPELLYNNTKAYDLGPLSDDEKYLAVSKAINTNDSDLFLIDLSSGAETKVNTEQSANQAQDFSKDGKTLYYTTDAGSEFARLMAYDLATGERSVVASKDWDIVGFGLSRQGTYSITFSNEEAKNVIEVKEVASGQTLDLPSFEGKEIVDFSFSPDETKAIIRVGGSNMPTNMYVYDLQSKNLTPITDTLNEDIDEEHLVEAEVVRYPSFDGLEIPAIYYLPKQASAEEKVPALVWVHGGPGGQSRRGFSAVIQYLVNHGYAVLAVNNRGSSGYGKTFYRMDDQNHGDKDLKDVIAGKDWLATQPQIDADKIGIIGGSYGGFMTMAALTSAPEEFDVGVNLFGVTNWMRTLKSIPPWWESFKDALYEEMGNPYTSDSIRLKQISPLFHTDKITKPLIVLQGAQDPRVLKVESDEIVEGARQNGVPVEYVLFEDEGHGFVKKENQIEAYERTLKFLDKYLKGASEDADVPTEQELEMDVEE, from the coding sequence ATGAAAAATCTATGTCTGTATCTGGGAGTGACTTTGCTGCTGATCAGTTGTAAAACCGAGTCCAATCCCGAAGAGGAGACGGCCTTAAAAACCTATACCATTGAACAATTCATGGATAATGAAGCAGTAGGTGGAGCCAGCTTTTCTCCCGATAATACCAAGGTGCTTGTGCACAGCAACCGTAGCGGGATTTACAATCTATACACCGTTCCCGCTGAAGGGGGTGAATTCAGTCCGGTGACCCAATCGGATAGCGCCTCTGTTTTTGCCTTATCCTATTTTCCTAATGACGAGCGCATCTTGTTTGATATGGACGGGAATGGAGATGAAATCTATAAGATCTACATGAAGGACGGAGAAGAAGTTCGCCGATTGACCAGTGCAGAAGGCCGGGCGTTATTTCGCGGCTGGAATAAGAACAATACCGGCTTTTATTATCTGAGTAATAAGCAGAACGGCAAACAAATGGATCTCTACGCTATGGATACGGAAGGGTTTGAGCCGGAACTACTCTATAACAACACTAAGGCCTATGATCTGGGACCCTTGAGCGATGATGAAAAATACCTGGCTGTTTCTAAGGCCATCAATACGAATGACTCTGATCTCTTTTTGATCGATTTAAGCAGTGGTGCCGAAACCAAAGTGAATACGGAACAAAGTGCCAATCAGGCTCAGGATTTTTCAAAGGATGGGAAAACCCTGTATTATACCACCGATGCTGGTAGTGAATTCGCTCGTCTCATGGCTTATGATCTGGCTACGGGTGAACGTAGCGTGGTCGCTTCCAAAGATTGGGATATTGTAGGATTCGGCTTAAGCCGCCAAGGGACCTACAGCATCACGTTCTCTAATGAAGAGGCCAAAAATGTCATTGAGGTGAAGGAAGTTGCCAGTGGACAAACACTGGATCTTCCAAGTTTCGAAGGTAAAGAGATCGTGGACTTCTCCTTTTCGCCTGACGAAACCAAGGCCATTATTCGTGTAGGTGGCTCCAATATGCCCACCAATATGTACGTCTATGATCTGCAGTCTAAAAACCTGACGCCCATTACGGATACGCTCAATGAAGACATCGACGAGGAGCATCTTGTCGAAGCTGAAGTGGTTCGTTATCCTTCTTTTGACGGCCTGGAAATACCAGCGATCTATTATCTACCAAAGCAAGCCAGCGCTGAGGAAAAAGTTCCGGCTTTGGTTTGGGTACATGGTGGGCCCGGAGGGCAGTCGAGAAGAGGTTTCAGTGCAGTCATTCAATACCTGGTCAATCATGGTTATGCAGTATTGGCCGTCAATAATCGCGGTAGTAGTGGTTATGGTAAGACATTTTACCGCATGGACGATCAGAACCATGGAGATAAAGACCTTAAGGATGTGATTGCCGGAAAAGACTGGTTGGCGACTCAGCCTCAGATCGATGCTGATAAAATTGGAATCATTGGAGGATCTTATGGCGGATTTATGACCATGGCTGCCCTAACGAGTGCGCCGGAAGAATTTGATGTAGGCGTGAATTTATTTGGAGTTACTAATTGGATGCGGACTTTAAAAAGTATTCCGCCCTGGTGGGAATCGTTTAAGGATGCCCTTTACGAAGAAATGGGAAATCCATACACGTCAGATTCCATAAGATTGAAGCAGATCTCTCCTCTCTTTCATACCGATAAAATAACCAAACCTTTGATTGTACTTCAGGGGGCTCAAGACCCACGCGTACTCAAAGTGGAAAGCGACGAAATCGTGGAAGGAGCACGTCAAAATGGAGTGCCGGTAGAATACGTGCTATTTGAAGATGAAGGTCATGGTTTCGTAAAAAAGGAGAATCAGATTGAAGCCTATGAACGGACCCTGAAGTTCTTAGACAAGTACCTGAAGGGAGCATCGGAGGATGCTGATGTACCTACAGAGCAAGAACTAGAGATGGATGTCGAGGAATAA
- a CDS encoding galactokinase family protein — translation MMRTRAPGRICLFGDHQDYLGLPVIACAIDRFITVEGNLNQHDQLHIELPDLGTSPNIKLHQEAVKPGDHLQSAVNVLLNKGYSINQGAEVSIQGNVPINAGLSSSSAMTVAWVHWLLKAYDDADAWSPEQIAELAYQAEVVEQQASGGRMDQYTSAYGGVVYIETEKQGAITELTSLQKHMIDTQVALIIGVSGIPKQTDALLKKIKDQALEAVAIVKKAFPKFDLKAALVHEYDQYQTLLPASLKSIFYAALKNHQLTQQAAQELRKDAPDLTRLGGLMNEHHQVLRDNLKITVPRIDAMIEAALNTGALGAKIVGSGGGGSICAWVAQENQQAIEKALIKAGAVEVAAVQISPGTLEL, via the coding sequence ATGATGCGAACGCGAGCCCCGGGACGTATTTGTTTGTTCGGAGACCATCAGGATTATCTGGGGTTACCCGTCATTGCCTGTGCGATTGATCGCTTCATCACCGTGGAAGGGAATCTTAATCAGCATGATCAACTTCACATTGAACTGCCCGATTTAGGCACCTCTCCGAACATCAAACTTCATCAGGAAGCCGTGAAGCCGGGAGATCATCTTCAATCGGCTGTGAACGTGTTGTTGAACAAGGGTTACTCTATAAATCAGGGAGCGGAAGTGAGCATTCAAGGAAATGTGCCTATCAACGCAGGTCTTTCCAGTTCCTCCGCCATGACCGTAGCCTGGGTACATTGGCTCCTTAAAGCCTATGATGACGCTGATGCGTGGAGTCCAGAACAGATCGCAGAACTGGCCTACCAGGCGGAAGTGGTGGAGCAACAAGCCTCGGGTGGCCGCATGGACCAATACACCAGCGCTTATGGAGGTGTGGTCTATATCGAGACAGAAAAACAAGGGGCCATTACCGAACTTACGAGCTTGCAAAAGCACATGATCGATACGCAAGTCGCACTAATCATCGGGGTCTCCGGAATACCGAAACAGACTGACGCCCTACTGAAAAAAATAAAGGATCAGGCGTTGGAAGCGGTAGCCATCGTTAAAAAAGCTTTTCCCAAATTTGATCTTAAAGCAGCCCTGGTGCATGAGTACGATCAGTATCAAACCCTTTTACCAGCTTCTCTTAAATCCATATTTTATGCGGCTTTGAAGAATCATCAGCTCACCCAACAAGCCGCGCAAGAATTACGCAAAGACGCTCCCGATTTAACCCGATTGGGTGGATTGATGAATGAGCATCATCAGGTACTACGGGATAACTTAAAAATAACGGTACCTCGAATTGACGCTATGATCGAAGCAGCTCTGAATACCGGCGCTTTGGGAGCCAAAATTGTAGGCTCAGGAGGGGGAGGCAGCATTTGCGCATGGGTGGCTCAAGAGAACCAGCAGGCTATAGAGAAAGCATTGATAAAAGCAGGCGCCGTTGAAGTAGCTGCGGTTCAGATCAGTCCGGGAACTCTAGAATTATGA
- a CDS encoding sugar phosphate nucleotidyltransferase, with translation MTTSLIILAGGASTRMKKSTGQALDSSLVQQANARSKALIHVGDHPMLDYLLYQAKQGGISRVFIVTGPDAALFKAYFGQKDRDNSYHGLQINFATQHIPQHRSKPWGTADAVFQTMDQYPELQRSSFLVCNCDNLYSEGAFHELIHTTEKHALISYDRQALQFPESRIARFALLNFNEKDELLGLVEKPELKAMSSYKQSDGSFRVSMNIFKFQGEKFWPFVKNCPVNPLREEKELPSAIEAMIAQGITVKGLPRAEHVPDLTAKEDILQMKSYLSNHMAKLNW, from the coding sequence ATGACTACTTCTTTGATCATTTTGGCAGGCGGCGCCTCCACTCGCATGAAAAAATCAACAGGACAAGCGCTGGATTCTTCGCTAGTTCAGCAGGCCAACGCACGTAGCAAAGCATTGATCCATGTGGGTGACCATCCCATGTTAGATTATCTGTTGTATCAGGCAAAGCAAGGAGGCATATCAAGGGTATTTATAGTGACCGGGCCGGATGCCGCACTTTTTAAGGCCTATTTTGGCCAGAAGGACCGAGACAATTCCTATCATGGTCTCCAGATCAATTTTGCCACTCAGCATATTCCTCAGCATCGCTCGAAACCCTGGGGTACAGCCGATGCTGTGTTCCAAACCATGGACCAGTATCCCGAACTACAAAGGAGCTCTTTTCTGGTCTGTAACTGTGATAATCTCTACAGCGAAGGAGCCTTCCACGAGCTGATCCACACAACTGAGAAGCATGCCCTGATCAGTTATGATCGCCAGGCGCTCCAGTTTCCGGAATCGCGTATCGCTCGTTTTGCCTTGCTTAATTTCAATGAAAAGGACGAATTATTGGGTTTGGTAGAAAAACCCGAATTGAAAGCCATGTCCAGCTATAAACAGAGCGATGGCAGCTTTCGCGTAAGCATGAATATCTTTAAATTTCAAGGGGAGAAATTTTGGCCTTTTGTAAAGAATTGTCCTGTGAACCCGTTACGAGAAGAAAAAGAACTACCCTCGGCCATCGAGGCCATGATCGCTCAGGGAATCACTGTAAAAGGGCTGCCCCGCGCAGAACACGTGCCCGATCTGACGGCAAAGGAAGATATTTTACAAATGAAGTCCTATCTTTCAAACCACATGGCCAAGCTCAATTGGTGA
- a CDS encoding Na+:solute symporter, with the protein MIDLSTLDIIIIIALFSIILIIGFSVGRASGKDTAQYFLSGRNMPWWLLGLSMVATTFSTDTPNLVTDIVRTNGVSGNWVWWAFLITGLLTVFVYAKLWRKSAVKTDIEFYELRYGGAPARFLRAFRSIYLGVLFNVLAMAGVTLAAIKIGQVMLGLAPETTVLIAGLVTVVFSAIGGFKGVVYTDFILFFVAMTGAIGAAIYIVGLPQVGGLDAMIAHENVQDKLDILPAFDDTEMIITLLVIPLAVQWWSSWYPGSEPGGGGYVAQRMLAAQDENHAIGATFFYNIMHYALRPWPWILVALASLIVFPDLASIQEAFPNVTEDKLGQDLAYSAMLTLLPSGLLGLVLASLAAAYMSTISTHLNWGASYVVNDFYAQQVRPEASEKHLVLVGRITTVILMIISASIALALTNALQLFDYILMFGAGTGLIFILRWFWWRINAWTEISAMLASGLISLLLVFTPLGETLFGAEGWLPAYAKFPFVVVCTTIIWLLVTYLTPPERNSTLFRFYRRTQPGGPGWEKVRKDALIAEEEIVEDRSEWSVPSGIIAMLIGCVLIYSAMFTTGYLIYGRMTQALLLGGVCIIAAFALIRVWKRIRGRVL; encoded by the coding sequence ATGATCGATCTGTCTACCCTTGACATCATTATCATTATTGCTCTTTTTTCCATCATTCTGATTATCGGTTTTTCGGTGGGTCGTGCCTCCGGAAAGGACACCGCACAATACTTTCTTTCCGGGCGTAATATGCCCTGGTGGTTGCTGGGTCTCTCTATGGTAGCCACCACCTTTTCAACCGATACGCCTAACCTGGTTACCGATATTGTGCGCACCAACGGGGTTTCCGGGAATTGGGTGTGGTGGGCCTTTCTTATTACGGGCTTATTGACCGTATTTGTCTACGCCAAACTCTGGCGCAAGTCGGCGGTCAAGACCGATATCGAATTTTACGAATTGCGCTATGGGGGAGCTCCTGCTCGATTTCTTAGGGCATTCCGTTCCATCTATTTAGGCGTTCTTTTTAATGTGTTGGCCATGGCCGGAGTGACTTTGGCAGCGATAAAGATCGGTCAGGTGATGTTGGGATTAGCGCCCGAAACTACCGTGCTTATTGCCGGTCTGGTCACCGTGGTGTTTAGTGCTATTGGTGGATTTAAAGGTGTTGTCTACACTGATTTTATTCTCTTTTTTGTGGCCATGACCGGAGCCATCGGTGCGGCCATTTATATTGTCGGTTTACCCCAGGTTGGAGGATTGGATGCTATGATCGCTCATGAAAACGTACAGGACAAGCTTGATATCCTCCCGGCCTTTGATGACACCGAGATGATCATTACCCTGCTCGTTATTCCTTTGGCTGTGCAGTGGTGGAGCTCCTGGTATCCTGGGTCGGAGCCCGGAGGCGGTGGGTATGTGGCCCAGCGGATGTTAGCAGCACAAGATGAAAATCACGCCATTGGAGCTACGTTCTTTTACAACATCATGCATTACGCCTTGCGCCCCTGGCCCTGGATCTTAGTCGCGCTGGCTTCTTTAATTGTCTTTCCTGATCTGGCCAGTATTCAGGAGGCGTTTCCTAATGTGACCGAGGATAAACTGGGTCAGGATTTGGCGTATTCTGCCATGCTGACCTTACTGCCCAGCGGTTTGCTGGGTCTGGTATTGGCTTCTCTGGCAGCGGCGTATATGAGTACGATTAGCACCCACCTGAACTGGGGGGCCTCCTATGTGGTCAATGATTTTTACGCCCAACAGGTTAGGCCAGAGGCTTCAGAAAAGCATTTGGTTTTGGTGGGAAGGATCACCACCGTGATTTTGATGATCATTAGTGCTAGTATCGCTTTGGCCCTGACCAATGCGCTTCAATTGTTCGATTATATACTGATGTTCGGGGCGGGAACTGGACTTATTTTCATCCTGCGCTGGTTTTGGTGGCGCATCAATGCCTGGACAGAGATCAGTGCCATGCTGGCCAGCGGATTGATTTCTTTGTTGCTCGTATTCACGCCTCTGGGTGAAACATTATTTGGGGCTGAAGGTTGGCTTCCCGCCTACGCGAAGTTTCCCTTCGTTGTGGTCTGTACGACCATAATCTGGTTATTGGTGACCTACCTCACGCCACCCGAAAGGAACTCGACCCTATTTCGATTTTACCGGCGCACTCAACCCGGCGGGCCGGGCTGGGAAAAGGTTCGAAAAGATGCCTTGATCGCTGAAGAAGAAATCGTAGAAGACCGATCGGAATGGAGTGTGCCTTCAGGCATTATAGCCATGTTAATTGGCTGTGTGCTGATCTATTCAGCCATGTTCACTACCGGATACCTGATCTACGGTCGTATGACTCAGGCGCTCTTGCTTGGAGGAGTTTGTATAATCGCAGCATTCGCCCTCATACGGGTGTGGAAACGTATCCGAGGTCGGGTCTTGTGA
- a CDS encoding septum formation inhibitor Maf yields the protein MKYTFLLLSVLFLSCQTNKEQHLAQQGVSKVSEALAPSAYEAEAELRSLSDEFKDYWFAGEAEISSYTLEQARYGELRKGTAVLIYVTEDFLPDQQVKADQQQDSNVPVLKLNSTKNFVTGIYPYSIMNSTFLPLSSEDHAIKVTNSIQEWCGQVYAQINNREQFEIQAHSYFEGEADQHYSLPKTILENELWTLLRVNPDELPTGTLEIIPNLEYLRLKHQKIQAYTAKVSHKPGVYTIDFPSLSRKLTLFYETTFPFGITGWEESFTSGFGPNAKQMTTTATRKERLKTPYWRQNGTADESLRTQLGLD from the coding sequence ATGAAATACACCTTTCTTCTACTGAGCGTATTGTTCCTAAGCTGTCAAACCAATAAAGAGCAACACCTTGCTCAACAAGGCGTCTCCAAAGTCTCAGAAGCTTTAGCCCCCAGCGCTTATGAGGCAGAAGCTGAACTTCGAAGCCTTAGCGATGAGTTTAAAGACTATTGGTTCGCCGGCGAAGCTGAAATATCCTCATATACTCTTGAACAAGCCCGCTACGGAGAACTCCGTAAAGGAACCGCCGTACTTATTTATGTCACCGAAGATTTTTTACCGGATCAACAGGTCAAGGCAGACCAGCAACAGGATTCAAACGTGCCTGTACTCAAATTGAACAGCACTAAGAATTTTGTGACCGGTATTTATCCGTATTCCATCATGAACAGCACTTTCCTCCCTTTGTCGAGCGAGGACCATGCGATTAAGGTCACCAACAGTATTCAAGAGTGGTGCGGTCAAGTCTATGCTCAGATCAATAATCGGGAGCAGTTTGAGATACAGGCCCATTCTTATTTTGAAGGGGAGGCCGATCAACACTACAGCCTACCCAAGACCATCCTCGAAAATGAACTGTGGACCTTGCTCCGGGTAAATCCCGATGAATTACCCACCGGAACGCTGGAGATCATCCCTAATTTGGAGTATCTCCGACTCAAGCATCAGAAGATACAGGCCTATACGGCTAAGGTTAGTCATAAGCCCGGTGTTTATACCATCGATTTTCCTTCGCTTTCGCGAAAGCTCACCCTCTTTTACGAAACGACTTTTCCATTTGGAATCACGGGTTGGGAAGAATCATTTACCAGTGGCTTCGGTCCTAACGCCAAGCAGATGACCACCACAGCCACGCGTAAAGAACGTCTAAAAACTCCCTACTGGCGCCAGAACGGCACGGCTGACGAGTCCCTGCGAACCCAATTGGGTCTGGACTAG
- a CDS encoding Maf family nucleotide pyrophosphatase, giving the protein MLAEKLREKTIILASGSPRRQQLLKDLGVDFVTRVREINETFPPELTGVHIPEHVALQKILAFKDDIEPNQIVLTGDTIVWHEGKALGKPQSQMQAYSMLRSLSGKEHTVISSICGMNTEEVVTASDMATVHVRDLSEEEMIYYVKNGNPMDKAGAYGIQEWLGHVAVTKIEGSFNTVMGFPTHLVYKMLMELAAV; this is encoded by the coding sequence ATGCTTGCAGAAAAACTACGCGAAAAAACCATCATTCTAGCCAGTGGCTCCCCCCGAAGACAACAATTGCTTAAAGACCTCGGGGTTGACTTTGTGACCCGAGTAAGAGAGATCAATGAAACCTTTCCGCCTGAACTGACCGGAGTGCATATTCCAGAGCACGTGGCTCTTCAAAAAATTCTGGCTTTTAAGGATGATATTGAGCCCAACCAAATCGTATTGACCGGGGATACCATCGTCTGGCACGAAGGAAAAGCCTTGGGTAAGCCACAATCGCAAATGCAGGCCTACAGCATGCTAAGAAGCCTCTCCGGCAAAGAGCACACCGTCATTTCCTCCATTTGCGGCATGAACACCGAAGAAGTCGTGACCGCCAGTGACATGGCCACGGTGCATGTACGTGACTTAAGTGAGGAAGAAATGATCTATTACGTGAAAAACGGGAATCCCATGGACAAGGCGGGAGCCTATGGCATTCAGGAATGGCTAGGCCATGTAGCCGTGACCAAAATTGAAGGATCCTTTAACACAGTTATGGGTTTTCCAACCCATCTGGTCTATAAGATGCTTATGGAACTAGCCGCAGTCTAA
- a CDS encoding geranylgeranylglycerol-phosphate geranylgeranyltransferase, translating into MKSLLRLIRFPNLLMIAFAQVTVRFGLLEAMEVPVYLTPSRFALLVFATVLIAAAGYIINDIQDLEADRINKPNQVLIGKWISENKAFNAYLILNIIGVGLGFYLSYLEHQPKLTLLFVLTSALLYIYATSWKHIAVVGNVVVSLLVGLSILLVGIFDLMPFLSEAVQTAFMVILDIAVMAALLNWLREMVKDLQDLKGDHFIGSKTLPIVAGRERTQHLLAGLTILIIILLVWYLFRYLYANSWVVAHLLIGVVGPLGYFAFRIWKAKEKDYGFLSIVLKLTMIVGILAIFTLGLT; encoded by the coding sequence ATGAAGTCTCTCCTTCGACTTATTCGCTTTCCTAATCTATTGATGATCGCTTTTGCTCAAGTGACCGTGCGCTTTGGTCTTTTGGAAGCGATGGAGGTACCGGTCTATTTAACCCCTTCCCGCTTTGCGCTGCTCGTCTTCGCCACCGTATTGATTGCTGCCGCAGGATATATCATCAATGACATTCAAGACCTCGAGGCAGACCGGATCAATAAACCCAACCAGGTACTCATCGGTAAGTGGATTAGTGAAAACAAGGCTTTCAATGCCTACCTGATATTGAACATCATCGGTGTAGGCTTAGGTTTTTACCTCTCCTATTTGGAGCATCAGCCCAAACTTACCCTCCTCTTCGTGCTTACCTCTGCCCTGCTCTACATCTACGCAACCTCCTGGAAGCACATCGCCGTGGTGGGCAACGTAGTGGTTAGTTTGTTGGTGGGTCTCAGCATCTTATTAGTCGGGATCTTTGACCTGATGCCTTTTTTAAGTGAAGCCGTACAGACCGCATTTATGGTCATCTTAGACATTGCTGTTATGGCCGCATTACTCAACTGGCTTCGCGAAATGGTTAAAGATCTACAGGATCTCAAAGGCGATCATTTTATCGGATCTAAAACCTTACCTATCGTTGCCGGACGTGAGCGTACGCAACATCTTCTTGCCGGATTGACTATTTTGATCATCATCCTGCTAGTGTGGTACCTATTCAGGTATTTATACGCCAATTCGTGGGTGGTTGCTCATCTACTGATCGGCGTCGTAGGACCATTGGGCTATTTCGCCTTTAGAATATGGAAGGCAAAAGAGAAGGACTATGGTTTTCTTTCGATAGTGTTAAAGCTCACCATGATCGTAGGCATTTTGGCTATATTCACACTCGGACTAACATAA
- a CDS encoding DUF2807 domain-containing protein, producing MTTLIKFFITLLTSLLLTSCAFNLDLNRLRGNGNVITEEIKLNESFDRIEAGDGWDVYVQRGDEFKVVLEADENLVDAAEIDVRNGVLRIYADGNIASATSKRVKVTYSGNLVGLRANSGADVVALDQLKGEELDLKVSSGGSLTVDAIVRTIEVDVSSGGDIQVSGSTENLEASVSSGGMIKAKELRAKYAVANASSGGAIDVYATDRLTARASSGGDVDYWGEPKEVDAPSKSMSGGSVDKKG from the coding sequence ATGACCACCTTAATTAAATTTTTCATCACGCTCCTGACCAGTCTTTTACTGACCTCTTGTGCGTTTAATTTAGACCTCAACCGCCTGCGCGGAAACGGTAATGTCATTACCGAAGAAATCAAGCTGAATGAATCTTTCGATCGTATAGAAGCCGGTGACGGCTGGGATGTCTACGTGCAACGTGGAGATGAATTTAAGGTGGTGCTAGAAGCCGATGAGAATCTGGTAGATGCCGCCGAAATAGACGTTCGCAACGGGGTATTGCGTATATATGCCGATGGAAATATTGCATCAGCTACTTCTAAACGAGTGAAGGTTACCTATTCGGGGAACTTAGTAGGTCTGCGGGCCAACAGCGGTGCTGATGTAGTCGCTCTAGATCAATTGAAAGGCGAAGAACTGGACCTCAAAGTATCCAGTGGCGGTAGCCTGACCGTTGATGCTATAGTACGCACTATTGAAGTTGATGTGAGCAGCGGAGGCGATATTCAAGTCTCCGGAAGTACAGAAAACTTAGAGGCATCGGTTTCCAGTGGGGGCATGATCAAAGCTAAAGAACTTCGCGCAAAATATGCGGTAGCTAATGCTTCCAGTGGCGGTGCCATTGACGTGTATGCAACTGATCGACTGACGGCACGGGCCAGCAGCGGCGGCGATGTAGACTATTGGGGTGAGCCTAAGGAAGTCGATGCCCCAAGCAAAAGCATGTCAGGAGGCAGCGTAGACAAAAAGGGATAA
- a CDS encoding DUF4440 domain-containing protein: MNIRSHTCAIYILLVSFPALLVGQVSKEDELFRTIMQRDSLLFEVGFNQCDMKSNASLLADDLEFYHDVGGVTYGKDTFLKNFEKNMCDPDKKPIRKLIAGSTVLYPLYDNQELYGVIQNGDHAFYIQEPGKELYQTGVAKFTHLWIRNQEQWKIKRVLSFDHMSASDIKTINLSTEQLSRFVGRYQAPKTGDVTLQLVDGHLQIKAGKVSALLIPIGEQHFQHPQAPLTFEFQGVKGAQTMIVREDGKEVERAIQFNP; encoded by the coding sequence ATGAATATTCGTAGCCATACTTGTGCAATCTATATCCTCCTGGTCAGCTTTCCGGCGCTTCTGGTTGGACAGGTAAGCAAAGAAGACGAGCTCTTTCGAACCATCATGCAACGGGATAGTCTGCTTTTTGAAGTAGGCTTTAATCAGTGTGATATGAAATCGAATGCCAGTTTGCTGGCTGATGATCTGGAATTCTACCATGATGTGGGTGGCGTCACCTACGGCAAAGACACATTTTTAAAGAATTTCGAAAAGAATATGTGCGATCCGGACAAGAAACCGATCCGAAAATTAATTGCGGGCAGTACAGTGCTCTATCCGCTCTACGACAATCAGGAACTTTACGGTGTCATTCAAAACGGCGATCATGCCTTTTACATCCAGGAGCCGGGAAAGGAATTGTACCAAACCGGAGTGGCTAAGTTTACCCACTTATGGATACGTAATCAAGAGCAGTGGAAGATTAAAAGGGTGCTCAGCTTCGATCATATGTCGGCGTCTGACATCAAAACGATAAACTTATCTACAGAGCAACTCTCCCGGTTTGTAGGCCGCTATCAGGCGCCCAAGACCGGTGACGTGACGCTTCAACTTGTTGACGGACACTTACAGATCAAGGCAGGCAAAGTGAGCGCTTTACTCATTCCCATAGGAGAACAGCACTTTCAGCATCCCCAGGCACCGCTCACCTTTGAATTTCAGGGAGTGAAAGGAGCTCAAACGATGATTGTGAGAGAAGATGGGAAAGAAGTAGAGCGGGCTATACAATTCAACCCTTAA